A stretch of DNA from Anopheles ziemanni chromosome 3, idAnoZiCoDA_A2_x.2, whole genome shotgun sequence:
GTATTGCAAAACATCTTAATGAAATTTCCCGCACCAAATTTCACATCTTTCTCTGCTTGCTATTGAATTACGTAATACTTAATTTGTTCGATTGTTCCTACACCTTCCTTTCGCTCCACACAGTTCACGGTGTGACAAAAAATGCTTTGAAATCTTACCTTCTGACTAGCTAACAAACTTGTTACTCTCTTAGGGGACGGTGAATAATGTTCTCTGGTggtacacaaacaaacaataaatctACGCAACATACTATAgctcaacaaaaaaataaacaaacaaacttcttAACTAACTACAATAAACAGCTGAATCGGAGAAgtagaaaaatatacaaacatTACGATTACCGTTTGCTTAAATGGTACAGCTTAGCAACTATGTTATGGTTCCTGCCCCTAACTCTAACGACTTCAGTTTGCCTTTgccatgtttgttttgctttgtttgtttcgctttGCTAACTAGAACTTCGATTCTAATTCTTCGGCTTCGTTAGATTTGGTTACGAAAGATGTTTGATTGTGTTCTGCTCGTGTCGCTAGACCAACGTACCCATGTTGGCCAGATCGTCCGTCAGAGCCTTGACAGCACCCTGACATTCCGCGGAGGAGACGGCCGAATGGAACAGCTGTTTCGGGCAGATCTTGTCGTCGATGTTGGTGTTACAGTTCGTGCCCAGATTGTTGCTGCATTGGATAAACTTGTTAATCTGGTGAACGGAGATAGCGTCCGGTGGTACCATGAGCGGTGGAACTCCAACCGGGGTCACCAATGTAGGACGCTGGAAGTTCCTCGGCAGGGTACTGCTGGCGATAACTATTTTGGCCGGTTCTCCGGGACCAACAGGGATCGCAGCTTGTCTGGTTGGAATCTCCGCGATTGGATACAGTGGGTAGCTGTGGAGTGCCGGTTTCCCTGACCCATAGTTGCCAGGTGAGTGTAGCGGAGGGTTGGAACTGACAGGTGCTAACATCGGTGCATGAATATCGACCGGAACCTCCATGGTTCGATCGACTCGCATCACCGGAGTCGGTTGCGAGAAGTCCATGATGACTTTGGCGTCGGTCGGCGGATGCTCCTGGTGGTTGAGCTCCTCCGTTAGCGTCCGCAGCAGGTCGCTCCTCTCGCGCAACATCGTGTCCGACTGGCGCAAACTTTCGTCGAGCTGTTGGAGTTCATGATTGTCCTGATCGATCGATGTGTTAAGTTTTGCCAGCGCTTCCTCGAGTTGTGTTTTGGTCTGATCCGGTGGGTCTTCTAGCTGATAGCGTCGGACGCGCTCGAACAGCTTGACCGCGGTCTCCTCCTCGCGCACGATCTGTTTGTTCAGTGAGACGATCTTCTCGAGTAGCTTGATCTGTTCCTTCACTGTCGATCCATCACCATGTGGTGCGGTGGCTTGATCCGAGTCATGATCCGGCGCAAAATCCATCTCCGGGGACGCGGTTGTCGTAGCCTCCGACGTAATACCACTATCGATTGCATTCGGATCCGTATCGGCCGCTTCCGCCAGACCCTTCAGGTACGTCTCGAGCAAGTAGTTCTTACCGTGCTCCCGCTCCCTCACCCGGTGCCGTTCCTCCTCGATCGTGCTGATCTGCATCTCGCGATCGCTGCAAAACGGAAGGATGGATGGATAGGTAAGAAATAGCATAAATCTCTCCCGAGTGGCACACATATCGCACACACTCGTCAGCGTCACTTACCGCAACTTCGACAGCTGCTGCTGTATGATATCACCCTGCTCGAGGATCAGCTTCATCAGTCGCTCGATCGACGTCTTGGACGACTTCGGGTGGATCGTCTGGCCGTGCGTCATCCAGGCGAAGGTCGACTTCTGCGCCCGATGTCGCTTGCGGCGCACGATCGCACTGTTGATGCTGCCCGTCGGACTTCCGCGTCCACTGTCCCGGTCCCGTTCACCGTGCGCTCCATGGGCCGCCGtggacgtcgtcgtcgtcgctccCGCTCCACCTGCACCCGCACTCGGCCCATGGGATCCATCGACTCGGCGGAGAATAAATTTCACCTGAGGCGATCGGCAAATCCAACAAAATAagaagaacgaagaaaaaaaacaacagaaaggAAAGGTGAGTGAGCATTAGTGGCACAAATTAGCGTTAGCATGGGAGATTTGCTGTACACCCCGCTCGGTGAGGGGCCCGCTAGCCTTGAGCTGTTGCTTTAATGGAGCAGCTTGTCAATAAAATGGTTTTATACATTATGggcctttttcttcccccacCCGTCACCGCAGACGTTCTCTCAATAAAGGATTGTAATCTTTCAGCGTTAGCTCGTGCGTTAATCGGGAATTTATCTACCATTTTTATGACCTACAAGATAATTTATGCTCATTTGAATGCTATAGCTGTAATTCAAATAGCTGTTCAAACTGCTTGAAATTGATTGCAAGTGTGTGGCGAGAATCTATCAGAtcaatgcacacacacacacacgtttttgtattttgatcgtttttgtattttgtaatAATTGGGTCTAATGCGAACATTTGAAGTATCAGATGCTACAGGCAACAAGAACATAAAGCTCATCCTTACTTCTATTAAAGAAACTTTCAATTTACAAAATAgaacaatcaaacaaatcaCTTTAACATAACAAATGCACTATTCGAAGACTTTGGTAATTTAAACACAGTAAGACAAAATGGGGCAAGATGCCCAGATATGGTAGCATGCACTGGCATGTGCTTAGATTAGTTTATAGTATTTAAAGAACAGTTGAGATGAATTAAgctatttaaaaacaactaaaGTAAGAGCATTTGTTCATATGTGTATCTATGTGAATTTAACGGCTCTACGTTGCGATTTGGTAGATAAAATAGATTGAAGCTAATTATGCTTGAAATCAGGTCAGATTTTCTTACTGCACTCAAGATTCAAGCCATACAAAGTGTTGAGACAAAATATTGTAATCAAGCACATTTACACATCAGACATTCATCAAGTACCTCAATATGTTACATCGTGAATACTAAAAACATTCTGGTAGCAGAGATAAAAGTTTAAACATTCTAATCATTGCTCAATGAGCATCTTCTTTTTGGGAATATTGCTGTAAATTTTAGGCAAAACACTCAAGATTTACAAACTTATTCAGTTGGACAGAGCCACCCAATTAAATTAACTTAAAGCTGAACGCATTCTGCATCCTCACAGTTGATTAATTGTCGATTGCCGTTAAAAAGTGTTTATTAAGAGTTGGAATGAATTTATTGATATAGTCTATCCTATGTTCGAGGAACAGATACTTAAAAAATATCGATAAATCGCTCTTAATAAATGATTATTTCCACGATGCGTTCTTCTCCTTTATCAGGACTATTTTGCCCCAGAATTTTGAAATACGCGTGTAAAAGAGTGTTCTTGACTATCTTAGTTTTAAGCATAATTTGAGTGTTTCAATGTCGTTTTACGATTTCGTGATAGAAGAGAAGGTAGCGAATCTATCAGTGGAaatttggtgtgttttttaatGGACCACgagtaatttatattttccacATTAAGGGTCCATCTTGCCTCACCTTACCTTACACTAATTCAAGAGAGTAAATAATAGACATACCTCTGGTTGTGCCTTTCCCCATGCCGACCAAATTTGCCAGATTTTTGTCTCATTGTCCAGCACCTGCTCCACTTGGCGCCATCGCTCCGTGATGCAGTAGTCCTTCACCTCCGTCGGTGCCGCTGGTCCTGCACTACTACTACCCGgttgctgctcctgctgcacCAGCACCTCTATCAGATCTCCACAGGTTGTGTCATCCGTCACGCCGGACACCCACCTCTGCTCGCCCTTGATCCACACCGGGATCTCATCGACGGAGAAATCGCTCACCGTCCCATCCGAGGACGACTCATTGCCCTCACTACGCACCGATCCGCTGTCATCCTCGTCGCTTACCTCACGCTCCTCGAGCACCTCGGTCGGCTTTGTCCTCCTGGGAAGACTCTGATGTCCTCCCCCTTCGATGGGCGTGGGTCGGCCGTGCTTTGCATCCCTTGCGCCCACCAGGTACGACGTCGACGCGATCGCCAACTGCTCCGTCTGCAGTTGCTTCTGAAACCGGCCGGAACCGGCAATGATCTTTGCCCGGTGGTCCGCGAGTGCGATTGCCACGGAACCGCTTCCGTTGCCGCTACcgttcatttttctttacGAAGTGCACTGCAATGGCCGCCACCGTGCGATCAGCATGATCCGCGAGTCCTGCTTTTCCGAGTCCGTGTGGGTCGGTTGCGGGTTCTCTGTGgaagaaagcaacaaaaataaaccgttgaGTAAGACAAATTGATCAGTTTCCGCAACCGGTTCGGGCTGATTATAGACCGGGTGAATCCTTTTTCGTATGAGGCGAGCAAGGCTTAACCAACTTCTTGGGCACAACGAGAAAAGCGAAAGAACCTAACGTGATGATAATTGCCACTCCAAAAAACCTCCGGTTCAAGATTATTGCAGACCGATTATGCAACAGGTGCATAGGAGGTTCCCTTCAAAGCGGTCCCCGGTCTACCGAAAACACCCAAAACAGAAGTTGCAGTTCGAGTTTGTTCGATCGCAggaaatcgatttttgtgttttcaccTCTGGCAAAAGCTGAACCGTTTCGCCGTCTCGGTTTACCATCCGTTTTTGGGCCGTTTCTGGTTGTCGCTCGTGTGGAAAGATACAGCGAGACCCTCTACATGTCGGCGATGCTTTTGCGTCAGCGGAAATTACGTTGCGTGTGTTGATTGTAATTTGCCGTGCGAACGCGAGACGCGGGATTATTAACTGCTTCCGAAAGTGGTCAGATAAGGCCCCGAAATCGAACCGGCGTCCACGGCTGTGAAGCAACGCCGCCACCTTCGGTTCTGaacggagtgtgtgtgtgtcacaaGTGGTTGTTTGTTCGGAGGAACCGAAACCGACCAGCGTTAGACGCAAGATCCGACCCGTTCACCCAACCTTCGAGAAATGTCACGCCGCGGAAAGTTTTATTCACAGTCTTTTTTGGGGGCTTTGTACGTTAGGATCATTgacagtttctttttctcgtccGATGGATTTTAAAGGGTATAATGTTtagcaaaaaataacaaaaacccaaATTTGAAACGCAACACTCATACATCATTGAAAAATCGTGCCGAATCAAGGACGCGTAGCCAAACATGTTCGGGTGAAAATTGGAAACATTTATCATTTCCACACCGAAACACGGTTGACGGCAGATTGCATAACGATGGCAACATATTAAGTTTCAACTATTTCTATATGTTTTTGCTTTCTACTTTAATTTTAACCTCAAAATTGTAATTCAAGGTAGAAACAAGCTCAATATCTGAAACAttacataatttgtttttatgtatatCAAGTTGGTGTGTCGGGTAACCTTTACTTAACAGGTTCAACTTTCCTGACAAAGTACCATTAAAGCATAATTAGAAGCAACAATCGCGTTAATGGAAGGTATTGCCTCACTCCACCATTAGCGATTGCTCAATTGCATGTAAATGAGAGGAAACTGTGACTCGGACCAACCTCAGTCTTCTGGATCTTCGATGTCGTAGGCCATACCTGTACACCTGATCCGGTAGTTTGAATAATCTCGGTATCAAACATCACCCTCAGGCGTACAAACGTATACAATTCCTGCGGCGTACAAACGTATACATTCGTGGAATCGTTCTTCCGTGGTATTACTTCGGAGTTCTGTTTAAGCGCCTGAGGCCTCCGGAGTTGCCACAGATTCCGCTTCTCCTCAGTATCTCGTCTCTACCCGAGCCTATTAATTTGAATGCCAACCTTTGATCGGGTATGATCTACATCCGCAAAACCGACCCGCCGAGGTCCGCTCGGTCACGACTGTTACGTTCGGGAAGTCTCAGAACTTTGGCGGGTGCGAGATACAACGCCGCAGAGTGTGGAGTTCGGTCGCATGTGGTCTGTCTTCGGGGGTGGTGGCAGTCTCTTTTGTGCAGCTCGTGGAACCGCGCAAACGAACCTGGTTCTCATGAGTTTAATTACTTTGCCCGTACGACGGTGGCGATGGCGTGCTGCCGAACACGATCCCGAACAACCATTAATTTGTGCGCGGATAGATGTTGTctacacgcgcgcgcgcgagcgCGCTCACACACGTACCACAGGTAGGCCACATCCAGGTCAACTCGTCAATCTCTTCAAGCTCGAGATGGAGGTTTGCCACTCGCCCGTGCAGCCATCTCCGGTAGACATGGCGACCTTCCGCTGCAGGTGCTTCTACCGATGGGAAGGTAACAGGTCAGCCACGTCCCATTCTCCGGAGGTCCGGAGATGCTCCTTCTTCAGCACAGCCTCACTTGACGCCTTTTGACCTCGTTCCGGCGACGAGCCCCGTTTCGACACTCCAAGACACTCCGGCCGCTTCGAGGTGATGCTGCTGGAGTGCCGACATACAATCTCCTCCCACCGAAGATCCGCTCGATCTCACAGCTCAATCGATCGTACGCTCGGTCGTGTACGGTCGAAACACAATAGACACGCACCAGCAGCCTACAACAACACCGACCGCTAGGCGATACCTTCGAAGGTGTCTTAATTATGTCACGGCCGGACAGATAGCACCAATCGCTTGCACGAACCAGCCCGATAGCGATATCGCTTAGCGTTCAATTTGAATATATGAATAATAATTATGAATCAGCCTATGGTCTGGTGGGATTAAcgttttcaaacacttttctcTCGTCCTCACAAACCTTTCAACAGCACGAGGCTCGCG
This window harbors:
- the LOC131288543 gene encoding ras association domain-containing protein 10, whose amino-acid sequence is MNGSGNGSGSVAIALADHRAKIIAGSGRFQKQLQTEQLAIASTSYLVGARDAKHGRPTPIEGGGHQSLPRRTKPTEVLEEREVSDEDDSGSVRSEGNESSSDGTVSDFSVDEIPVWIKGEQRWVSGVTDDTTCGDLIEVLVQQEQQPGSSSAGPAAPTEVKDYCITERWRQVEQVLDNETKIWQIWSAWGKAQPEVKFILRRVDGSHGPSAGAGGAGATTTTSTAAHGAHGERDRDSGRGSPTGSINSAIVRRKRHRAQKSTFAWMTHGQTIHPKSSKTSIERLMKLILEQGDIIQQQLSKLRDREMQISTIEEERHRVREREHGKNYLLETYLKGLAEAADTDPNAIDSGITSEATTTASPEMDFAPDHDSDQATAPHGDGSTVKEQIKLLEKIVSLNKQIVREEETAVKLFERVRRYQLEDPPDQTKTQLEEALAKLNTSIDQDNHELQQLDESLRQSDTMLRERSDLLRTLTEELNHQEHPPTDAKVIMDFSQPTPVMRVDRTMEVPVDIHAPMLAPVSSNPPLHSPGNYGSGKPALHSYPLYPIAEIPTRQAAIPVGPGEPAKIVIASSTLPRNFQRPTLVTPVGVPPLMVPPDAISVHQINKFIQCSNNLGTNCNTNIDDKICPKQLFHSAVSSAECQGAVKALTDDLANMGTLV